The following coding sequences lie in one Polluticoccus soli genomic window:
- a CDS encoding DoxX-like family protein yields MKPHLAKILSFLIATVWLLNGLCKIFDIVPRHEMIVSRILGVQYAHVITIAIGFAEVGMTVWIISGIMRRLNVITQIVIIAAMNILEFVIAPDLLLWGRFNSVFALLFILLIYFHATLNKRLVSYSN; encoded by the coding sequence ATGAAACCGCACTTGGCAAAGATTCTATCATTTCTTATTGCAACAGTATGGCTTTTGAACGGGCTGTGTAAGATCTTTGATATTGTCCCCAGGCATGAAATGATCGTTTCGAGGATTTTAGGAGTTCAATATGCCCATGTAATTACAATAGCTATTGGTTTTGCTGAAGTTGGAATGACCGTGTGGATCATCAGCGGTATTATGAGACGTTTGAATGTCATAACACAAATAGTGATTATCGCGGCGATGAATATTCTGGAGTTTGTTATTGCGCCGGACCTTTTGCTATGGGGCAGGTTTAATTCAGTTTTTGCTTTGCTATTTATATTATTAATCTATTTCCATGCGACATTAAATAAAAGACTTGTATCCTATTCGAACTAA
- the purS gene encoding phosphoribosylformylglycinamidine synthase subunit PurS, translating to MKYTAHINVMPLKELLDPQGKAVTNNLHNLGLGQVQDVRVGKHISLQIEAASEDEARQLTQDACKKLLANPVMEAFDFTLVAG from the coding sequence ATGAAATATACCGCTCATATCAACGTAATGCCCCTGAAAGAACTGCTGGATCCTCAAGGCAAGGCAGTAACCAATAACCTGCACAACCTGGGTCTCGGCCAAGTGCAGGATGTACGCGTGGGCAAACACATCAGCCTGCAAATTGAAGCTGCCAGCGAAGACGAAGCCCGCCAGCTGACACAGGATGCCTGCAAAAAATTGTTGGCCAACCCAGTAATGGAAGCTTTTGATTTTACACTCGTAGCCGGATAA
- a CDS encoding class I SAM-dependent methyltransferase — protein sequence MERIRKPLQGVLNIVRFNWHLYAISGFIAIALLVCGCFAGSMVQFYATVLASLILGTTFVSLLVSCYIYDLSDLYKLSWLDFLKLSSGSQIVNVHAGFDETSALLCGKFSNTQITVLDFYDPKKHTEPSIKRARRAYAQFPGTQKVNTAALQLNDKYAEVAFIILSAHEIRNPEERVSFFAEVSRILKPGGIIVVTEHLRDTANFLVYNIGCFHFHSRKSWLTTFRLAGLGVERTIRITPFITTFILKNDGITS from the coding sequence ATGGAACGGATAAGAAAACCTCTGCAGGGAGTACTCAATATTGTAAGGTTTAACTGGCATTTGTATGCTATTTCGGGTTTTATAGCAATCGCACTACTTGTATGTGGATGTTTTGCGGGCAGCATGGTTCAGTTCTACGCTACAGTCCTCGCCTCTTTGATTTTGGGGACCACCTTCGTATCTCTTTTAGTATCCTGCTATATCTATGATCTGTCAGATTTGTATAAACTATCCTGGCTGGATTTCCTGAAACTTAGTTCCGGTAGCCAGATCGTCAATGTACATGCGGGTTTTGACGAAACAAGCGCGTTGTTGTGTGGCAAGTTTAGCAATACGCAGATAACGGTCCTGGATTTTTATGATCCTAAAAAACATACGGAGCCTTCGATCAAAAGAGCCAGAAGGGCTTATGCGCAATTCCCGGGCACGCAAAAAGTAAATACTGCTGCGCTTCAGCTAAACGATAAATATGCCGAGGTGGCATTCATAATACTGTCCGCACATGAAATCAGAAACCCGGAGGAACGCGTCTCTTTTTTTGCTGAGGTTTCCAGGATATTAAAACCCGGGGGGATCATCGTTGTGACGGAACATTTGAGGGACACTGCAAATTTTCTGGTTTATAACATCGGATGCTTTCATTTTCATTCGCGCAAGTCTTGGTTGACCACCTTTAGGTTGGCGGGCCTGGGAGTAGAAAGAACGATCAGGATAACGCCATTTATCACAACTTTTATCCTTAAAAACGATGGAATTACATCTTAA
- a CDS encoding DUF305 domain-containing protein, with amino-acid sequence MFLKNFLFSAIVTCSLLSAGCRSNTANNADTTSDSIPPPTFDTTDHSTDGLSADTYEGAMYAMMKKMKAAQMTGDFDVDFAKLMIEHSQGAIKLSDIELNTGKNDELREVARKIVDGRPDEVSQLQNFVQTYQGSGKKHGAGELQRSMSDMEHRLEGLTTTAYPDKDFVLVMRMHNDGAIDMAKKELANGMSDTLKKMAQKIVDESIREIRELEKFKK; translated from the coding sequence ATGTTTTTAAAAAACTTTCTTTTCAGCGCTATTGTCACATGTTCATTGCTTAGCGCAGGATGTCGTTCAAATACCGCAAATAATGCTGATACTACGAGCGACAGCATACCGCCACCAACATTTGATACTACCGACCATAGTACAGACGGGTTGAGTGCGGATACCTACGAAGGTGCCATGTACGCGATGATGAAAAAAATGAAAGCGGCGCAAATGACCGGGGACTTTGATGTAGACTTTGCGAAATTGATGATAGAGCATTCCCAGGGTGCTATTAAGCTCAGTGATATTGAGTTGAATACCGGCAAAAACGATGAGCTTAGGGAGGTGGCGCGGAAGATCGTTGATGGACGACCGGATGAGGTCAGCCAACTTCAAAATTTCGTGCAGACTTACCAGGGATCAGGAAAAAAGCATGGAGCAGGCGAACTGCAGCGATCTATGTCGGACATGGAACATAGGCTGGAAGGCCTTACAACTACAGCCTACCCCGATAAGGACTTTGTGCTAGTGATGAGAATGCACAACGATGGGGCTATCGACATGGCAAAAAAAGAGCTGGCTAATGGCATGAGTGACACGCTGAAAAAAATGGCGCAAAAAATAGTCGATGAATCAATTCGTGAGATCAGGGAGTTGGAAAAATTCAAAAAGTAG
- a CDS encoding DUF3828 domain-containing protein, whose protein sequence is MRLTLLLLLLSIIGISACNSNETKNQQTSPATSSPASDPATRLNDFYSAYIAEKAKAAEDTGRISGLFREYCTDSFTRHLDRVYAHGELEADPIIDAQDFDQSWIKTLTVQKNGGDGYQVCYVDTYDNQKHCLDVHVVNENGKWKINSVVSSM, encoded by the coding sequence ATGAGACTAACACTATTACTACTTCTTCTTTCCATCATTGGCATCAGCGCCTGCAACTCCAATGAAACGAAGAACCAGCAAACATCACCCGCGACAAGCAGTCCCGCAAGCGACCCAGCTACCCGGTTAAATGATTTTTATTCAGCCTACATCGCCGAAAAAGCAAAAGCCGCTGAGGATACGGGAAGGATAAGCGGCCTTTTCCGGGAGTATTGTACAGATTCATTTACACGGCACCTGGACCGTGTGTACGCGCACGGCGAATTAGAAGCCGATCCTATTATAGATGCACAGGACTTTGACCAAAGCTGGATAAAAACACTTACCGTTCAAAAGAATGGTGGCGATGGCTACCAGGTTTGTTATGTAGACACATACGACAATCAAAAACACTGCCTTGATGTACACGTAGTAAATGAGAATGGTAAGTGGAAGATCAATAGTGTGGTAAGCAGCATGTGA
- a CDS encoding type I restriction endonuclease subunit R has translation MGGYSEDKLIEQTCITLFGKKLNWQTLNAQKGETFGAGSLLGRDSEADVILKDRFYASVRELNPNLPQQAYDAAYEELTSHSSSKGPAEINNEKYNQLIDGIPVTYKNEKGEVVKNKKLRVFDFDSPTNNDFLAVQQLWIEGRSKRRKRPDIIGFVNGIPLLFIELKAHHRKLKVAYEQNLNDYKRTIPRLFDFNACIILSNGIESKIGTITSDFGHFHEWKRIEEDEKGIISLETIIRGVCEKVRFIDLFENFVLFDSSVGGVVKLVARNHQFIGVNKSINHFVHQQERVEQGQIAQQDAQRLGVFWHTQGSGKSYSMVFLCRKINRKLGGAYTFILVTDRVELDKQIYGTFAGVGAVRDDSTRAEDGDDLKRLLKTNEKYIFTLIHKFNFDEVATERSNIIVISDEAHRTQGGTMAMNMRKALPNASFIGFTGTPLFKDDEMTKRIFGGYVSIYDFKRSIEDGATVPLYYENRGEKLKLDNPKINDEIRDAIEAADADSDQKEKLKRLFAKDYPILTAEKRLRSIAKDVVEHFNTRGYKGKGMLVTLDKITAVRMYNYITEEWEKYLERREKEIDAINDLQEQLTEKKNWQWSRDTEISVIVSHEQNEIDKFEDWGLDIEAHRLKMNTRDLETEFKDEKNPFRFAVVCAKWITGFDVKSLSTLYLDKPLKSHTLMQTIARANRVHEGKNNGLIVDYIETYRALLDALAIYAIGGNKKKPLELEMPVKPLEVLVADLKEVIDATVSFLKDEVNFDLDTIIKSDGLERIAAIEKGVNAVYLNDETKNKYGVLGREVFKKYKALMPNDAIYGFKPQRDAINAIYAVIADNRDEADVTSIVKQVQDVVNRSIESLNIAMQPVEGYGNKVDLSGLDFNKIEQEFLKLEGKKHVAVQSLKDRVEKRLRRMLAENPFRIDFHERYQEIIAEYNNGKEYKAIKEIFDQLLALYGSLDEEGKRAQRENLEEDELAVFDMLGKGKKITDKDKVALKDTAKQLLARLKDEEFKVEHWVDKPQTAAAVRVTIQNYLFETLPYPAYSETDIAGKTDVLFNFFKGRYAGYVGVPAA, from the coding sequence ATGGGCGGCTACTCAGAAGACAAGCTCATAGAGCAAACATGTATCACGCTGTTCGGCAAAAAATTGAACTGGCAAACCTTAAATGCGCAGAAAGGTGAAACCTTCGGCGCTGGTAGTTTGCTGGGCAGAGATTCTGAGGCTGATGTGATACTGAAAGACCGGTTTTATGCAAGTGTAAGAGAATTGAACCCTAATTTGCCGCAACAGGCCTACGATGCGGCTTATGAGGAGCTCACCAGCCATAGCAGCTCAAAAGGCCCGGCAGAAATCAACAACGAGAAATACAACCAGCTAATAGACGGCATTCCGGTCACCTACAAAAATGAAAAAGGGGAGGTGGTCAAAAACAAGAAGCTGCGTGTCTTTGACTTTGACTCTCCTACCAACAATGACTTCCTTGCTGTGCAGCAACTGTGGATAGAGGGTAGGTCGAAACGCAGGAAACGGCCCGATATCATCGGCTTTGTCAATGGCATACCACTGCTGTTTATAGAACTGAAGGCCCATCACCGCAAGCTAAAGGTTGCCTACGAGCAAAACCTGAACGATTATAAAAGAACCATCCCGCGACTATTTGATTTCAACGCCTGCATAATTCTGAGCAATGGCATTGAAAGTAAGATTGGCACTATCACCAGCGACTTTGGGCATTTTCACGAATGGAAGCGAATAGAGGAGGATGAAAAGGGCATCATAAGTCTCGAAACCATCATCCGCGGTGTATGCGAAAAAGTAAGGTTCATTGACCTGTTTGAAAATTTCGTACTCTTTGATAGCAGTGTAGGTGGAGTGGTGAAGCTAGTAGCGCGCAACCACCAGTTTATTGGCGTCAACAAATCCATCAATCATTTTGTACACCAGCAGGAGCGTGTAGAACAAGGACAGATAGCCCAACAGGACGCGCAGCGCCTTGGTGTGTTCTGGCATACGCAAGGCTCGGGCAAATCATATTCAATGGTTTTTCTCTGTCGGAAAATCAATCGTAAGCTCGGGGGCGCCTACACCTTCATCCTGGTTACCGACCGTGTAGAGCTTGATAAGCAGATATATGGGACATTTGCTGGGGTTGGCGCAGTTAGAGACGATAGTACCCGTGCAGAAGACGGTGACGATCTAAAACGCTTGCTGAAGACCAACGAAAAATACATCTTCACTCTTATACACAAATTTAACTTTGATGAGGTAGCCACTGAGAGGAGTAACATTATCGTTATTTCTGATGAAGCCCACCGTACCCAGGGGGGCACCATGGCAATGAATATGCGAAAGGCATTACCCAATGCATCTTTTATCGGCTTTACCGGCACGCCACTGTTTAAAGACGATGAAATGACGAAGAGGATATTCGGTGGGTATGTATCGATATATGATTTCAAGCGCTCCATTGAGGACGGGGCGACTGTACCACTTTACTACGAGAATCGCGGCGAAAAGCTAAAGCTGGATAATCCTAAAATAAATGACGAGATACGCGACGCCATTGAAGCTGCAGATGCCGACAGCGACCAGAAAGAAAAGTTGAAACGGCTGTTTGCCAAAGATTACCCTATACTCACCGCAGAAAAACGCTTGCGATCTATTGCCAAAGATGTAGTCGAACATTTTAACACCCGGGGATATAAAGGTAAAGGCATGCTCGTAACGCTGGATAAGATTACAGCAGTGCGCATGTACAATTATATTACTGAGGAATGGGAAAAATACCTGGAGCGACGTGAGAAAGAAATAGATGCTATCAACGATTTGCAGGAGCAACTAACAGAAAAAAAGAATTGGCAATGGAGCCGCGATACCGAAATATCGGTGATCGTTAGCCACGAACAAAACGAGATTGACAAATTTGAAGACTGGGGTTTAGATATTGAGGCGCACAGGTTGAAAATGAATACTCGCGACTTGGAAACAGAGTTTAAAGACGAAAAGAATCCGTTCCGGTTTGCAGTAGTCTGTGCCAAATGGATAACCGGCTTCGACGTAAAAAGCCTCTCTACCCTCTATCTCGATAAGCCGCTGAAGTCCCACACCCTCATGCAGACCATAGCCAGGGCAAACAGGGTGCATGAAGGCAAGAATAACGGCCTGATTGTTGACTACATAGAGACGTATAGAGCGTTGCTGGATGCATTGGCCATTTATGCCATAGGTGGCAATAAGAAGAAACCATTGGAACTAGAAATGCCAGTAAAACCGCTGGAAGTCCTGGTGGCTGACCTCAAAGAAGTAATAGACGCAACAGTTAGTTTTTTGAAGGATGAAGTAAATTTTGATCTTGATACTATCATTAAAAGCGACGGGCTCGAACGCATTGCTGCCATCGAGAAAGGCGTTAATGCAGTGTATTTGAACGACGAAACAAAAAACAAGTATGGGGTGCTGGGCAGGGAAGTATTCAAAAAATATAAAGCCCTGATGCCTAATGACGCTATTTACGGTTTTAAGCCCCAAAGAGACGCAATAAATGCCATATACGCAGTTATTGCCGACAATAGGGACGAAGCCGACGTGACGAGCATTGTAAAGCAGGTGCAGGACGTTGTAAATCGTTCGATAGAAAGCCTAAACATTGCTATGCAACCAGTAGAAGGGTATGGCAATAAGGTAGACCTCAGCGGGCTGGACTTCAACAAGATCGAGCAGGAGTTTTTAAAGCTAGAAGGCAAGAAGCATGTAGCTGTACAATCATTAAAAGACCGGGTGGAAAAGCGCCTACGCCGCATGCTGGCCGAAAATCCTTTCCGTATCGACTTTCATGAACGCTATCAGGAGATAATAGCTGAATACAACAACGGTAAAGAGTATAAAGCCATAAAGGAAATATTCGATCAGCTGCTGGCATTGTACGGCAGCCTGGATGAAGAAGGCAAGCGCGCGCAACGCGAAAACCTGGAGGAGGACGAGCTAGCGGTATTCGATATGCTCGGCAAAGGCAAGAAAATAACCGACAAGGACAAAGTAGCGTTGAAAGATACAGCGAAACAATTGCTGGCCAGGTTGAAAGACGAAGAGTTTAAAGTGGAACACTGGGTAGATAAACCTCAAACTGCAGCAGCTGTGCGTGTAACTATTCAAAACTACTTGTTTGAAACATTGCCTTACCCAGCTTATAGTGAAACAGACATTGCAGGCAAGACCGATGTATTGTTTAACTTTTTTAAGGGTAGATATGCTGGGTATGTAGGTGTTCCAGCCGCGTAG
- a CDS encoding restriction endonuclease subunit S, which translates to MKWHQIRVGDFGTVITGNTPPKNNLEYYGCEYKFIKPTDMEVGMRYTPFTEECYSQLAHEKYKKSLIPPLSTCVVTIGSIGKKITLTDDYCFVNQAVNAVVPDTANFDPYFVFYALKNILHRVKAADTGASSGRENVSKSNFSNLTLSVPVDKIDQQKIASILSGYDDLLENNTKRIKLLEEASQNIYKEWFVNFRFPGYENAKFENGLPKGWNVVPLADVIDYKEGPGLRNWQYRNDGIPFLNIRVLNGGEIDFTDINYLEESEVEAKYKHFLLDEFDHVISTSGTLGKVVTIRKSHLPLCLNTSIIRMRQKSERYGKWLIREMIRSDNFLNEMRSMATGSAQLNFGPKHLEMMNVVVPELEKSRLFENIIDPFQLKLLLLLDKNKLLKEARDILLPRLMNGTITVDAAVEEFEAAY; encoded by the coding sequence ATGAAATGGCATCAAATACGAGTCGGCGACTTTGGGACGGTAATAACTGGGAATACTCCCCCAAAAAATAATCTGGAATATTACGGCTGTGAATATAAATTCATTAAGCCAACAGATATGGAAGTTGGAATGCGTTATACTCCGTTCACAGAGGAGTGCTATTCGCAATTAGCCCACGAGAAGTACAAAAAATCGTTAATCCCACCGTTATCAACTTGTGTTGTTACTATTGGCAGTATTGGGAAAAAGATCACCTTAACCGACGACTACTGTTTTGTCAACCAAGCAGTAAATGCTGTTGTTCCCGACACTGCCAATTTTGATCCATATTTTGTCTTTTATGCATTGAAAAACATTTTGCATAGAGTAAAGGCTGCGGATACCGGGGCGTCATCTGGTCGGGAAAATGTGAGCAAAAGCAATTTTTCAAATTTGACCTTGTCAGTGCCTGTCGACAAGATCGATCAGCAAAAAATAGCCTCCATCTTATCTGGGTATGACGACTTATTAGAAAACAACACCAAACGGATAAAACTGCTAGAAGAAGCCTCGCAGAATATCTACAAAGAGTGGTTTGTCAACTTTCGCTTTCCGGGGTATGAGAACGCTAAGTTTGAAAATGGATTGCCCAAAGGGTGGAATGTTGTGCCACTAGCAGATGTTATTGATTATAAAGAAGGGCCGGGCCTGAGAAATTGGCAATACAGGAACGATGGCATTCCATTTCTAAACATCAGAGTATTGAATGGCGGAGAAATTGATTTCACTGACATTAACTATTTAGAAGAAAGTGAAGTAGAGGCGAAATACAAACACTTTTTACTAGATGAGTTTGATCATGTGATAAGTACCTCAGGAACGCTCGGAAAGGTTGTTACAATACGAAAGTCACATTTGCCATTATGCTTAAATACAAGCATTATTCGAATGCGACAAAAAAGCGAACGATATGGTAAATGGCTAATAAGAGAGATGATCAGGAGTGACAATTTTCTTAATGAAATGAGGTCAATGGCAACAGGTTCGGCCCAATTGAATTTTGGCCCAAAGCATCTAGAAATGATGAATGTCGTTGTTCCCGAGCTTGAAAAATCTCGTTTGTTTGAGAATATAATCGACCCATTTCAATTGAAACTGCTTTTGTTGCTTGATAAGAATAAGCTATTGAAAGAAGCCCGCGACATTCTCTTGCCGCGCTTAATGAACGGCACCATAACAGTAGATGCAGCTGTGGAGGAATTTGAAGCAGCTTACTGA
- a CDS encoding isochorismatase family protein, which yields MSSYPVRDVANDHLLTPANTTLLIIDYQPVQVNSINSMPRKQLVSNIGIVAELAMAFKIPVVLSTVNVATGINKETIPSLKNILQNIPSIDRTTINAWEDQQFYEAVMATGRKKLLMTALWTEACLTFPTLDAIKEGFEVYPIVDAVGGTSVLAHETALRRVEQGGARLISIAQLACELQRDWNRHDTAEHMVKALTEVGAFLKL from the coding sequence ATGAGCAGTTATCCCGTTCGTGACGTGGCAAACGATCATTTGCTGACACCAGCTAATACGACCCTGTTAATTATAGATTATCAGCCTGTGCAGGTGAATTCTATCAATTCGATGCCGAGAAAGCAGCTTGTGTCGAACATTGGTATAGTTGCTGAACTGGCTATGGCGTTTAAAATACCTGTTGTGCTTTCTACGGTAAATGTGGCTACGGGTATTAACAAGGAAACAATACCATCGCTCAAGAACATACTGCAGAACATTCCTTCTATAGACAGGACCACCATCAATGCATGGGAAGATCAGCAGTTTTATGAAGCTGTAATGGCTACAGGAAGAAAGAAATTACTGATGACAGCTTTGTGGACGGAAGCCTGTCTTACATTTCCAACGTTGGACGCTATAAAGGAGGGGTTCGAGGTTTATCCTATCGTGGATGCGGTTGGAGGGACTTCGGTTCTTGCACATGAAACGGCGTTGAGAAGAGTAGAACAGGGTGGCGCCCGGCTGATTAGCATTGCTCAATTGGCGTGTGAACTGCAGCGGGACTGGAACAGGCACGACACCGCCGAACATATGGTGAAGGCACTTACTGAAGTAGGGGCATTTTTAAAGCTATAG
- the pssA gene encoding CDP-diacylglycerol--serine O-phosphatidyltransferase, with protein sequence MKHLPNLLTLANLFSGCIAIVFILNSQPYLASFNGEEYWVTATEQAYWGSVFIALAAIFDVLDGFTARALKVFSPIGKDLDSLADVVSFGVAPSMILFKMLWAAYMGKPGALDVSMLAMSPAFLVACFGALRLARFNISSNEQKAWFIGMPIPAAGLLVASFPLINWFNPMGLGVMFQQPWLLYAVIALVCWLMVSKVRFFKFIPAKWNIASMWPQLVVIAVALVAIPFINVAAIPLAFIIYIILSLVYQPKEA encoded by the coding sequence ATGAAGCATTTACCCAATCTGCTGACGCTCGCCAACCTGTTTAGCGGTTGTATAGCCATCGTCTTCATCCTCAACTCCCAGCCTTACCTGGCTTCGTTCAACGGTGAAGAGTATTGGGTTACAGCCACCGAGCAGGCTTACTGGGGCAGCGTATTTATTGCCCTCGCCGCCATCTTCGATGTGCTGGACGGCTTTACCGCCCGCGCCCTCAAGGTATTCTCGCCCATCGGCAAAGACCTCGACTCGCTGGCCGATGTGGTATCGTTTGGCGTAGCGCCCTCTATGATCCTGTTCAAAATGTTGTGGGCAGCCTATATGGGCAAACCCGGCGCGCTCGATGTTAGCATGCTGGCCATGAGCCCGGCCTTCCTGGTAGCCTGCTTCGGCGCGCTCAGGCTGGCAAGGTTCAATATCAGCAGCAACGAGCAAAAAGCCTGGTTCATCGGTATGCCAATACCAGCCGCAGGCCTGCTGGTAGCGTCTTTCCCGCTCATCAACTGGTTCAACCCTATGGGCCTCGGCGTTATGTTCCAGCAACCGTGGTTATTGTATGCAGTCATTGCCCTGGTGTGCTGGCTAATGGTTTCTAAGGTGAGGTTCTTCAAGTTCATCCCTGCCAAATGGAACATCGCTAGTATGTGGCCTCAGCTGGTAGTTATAGCAGTAGCGCTTGTTGCAATTCCATTTATTAATGTAGCCGCCATACCGTTGGCATTTATTATCTACATAATTTTGTCGCTCGTTTATCAACCGAAAGAAGCATAA
- a CDS encoding DUF2071 domain-containing protein, translating to MFQFLRNHPFAVEAFFDSSIVLTFAFPKNDLQSLIPECLKLDCFDDKWAFVAVALVQTSKLRPKGFPEIMGNDFFLIGYRVFVRYKNNSGKRLRGLYILRSQTDKKRMELLGNTFTHYRYSTIDITQTKTEDEVQVSSLKGGLKIELGMPGMDIPLPEGSPFADWKEARRFAGPLPFTFSYLPDAKNVLIVQGVRSNWDPMPIRVNRWNVSMLAELGLNDAVLANAFAVSDVPYHWEKGKLESWNG from the coding sequence ATGTTTCAATTTCTGCGCAACCACCCTTTTGCCGTCGAAGCCTTTTTCGATAGCTCTATCGTTTTGACTTTTGCCTTTCCCAAAAATGACCTTCAATCCTTAATTCCAGAATGCCTGAAGTTAGATTGTTTTGATGACAAATGGGCTTTTGTTGCGGTGGCGCTGGTGCAAACTAGCAAATTGCGTCCCAAAGGTTTTCCTGAAATAATGGGAAATGATTTCTTCCTTATAGGATATCGTGTTTTTGTGCGATACAAGAACAATAGTGGAAAGAGATTGAGAGGGTTGTATATCCTGAGATCGCAAACAGATAAGAAAAGGATGGAGCTGCTGGGTAACACGTTTACTCATTATCGTTATTCTACCATTGATATCACGCAGACGAAAACCGAAGATGAGGTTCAGGTCAGTTCCCTAAAAGGTGGATTAAAAATTGAATTGGGAATGCCAGGAATGGATATACCATTACCTGAAGGTTCTCCATTTGCCGATTGGAAAGAAGCGCGGCGATTTGCTGGGCCGTTACCCTTTACATTTAGTTACTTGCCAGATGCAAAAAACGTATTGATCGTTCAAGGAGTAAGAAGCAATTGGGATCCAATGCCTATAAGGGTCAATAGGTGGAATGTTTCGATGTTGGCAGAACTCGGATTGAATGATGCGGTTTTGGCGAATGCCTTTGCTGTTAGTGACGTCCCATACCATTGGGAAAAAGGAAAACTGGAGTCATGGAACGGATAA